One stretch of Rana temporaria chromosome 10, aRanTem1.1, whole genome shotgun sequence DNA includes these proteins:
- the EPHA8 gene encoding LOW QUALITY PROTEIN: ephrin type-A receptor 8 (The sequence of the model RefSeq protein was modified relative to this genomic sequence to represent the inferred CDS: inserted 1 base in 1 codon), translating into MAHAASAACILCIGFSVVSCVPGNQVNLLDTSTIPGDWGWLTYPPHGWDSINEMDEFFSPIHTYQVCNVMTPNQNNWLRTNWVQRDGARRAYAEIKFTLRDCNSMPGVLGTCKETFNLYYMESDRDLGTRESQFMKIDTIAADESFTSVDLGVRRLKLNTEVREVGPLSRRGFYLAFQDIGACIAIVSVRVYYKKCPSMVRNLAAFSEAVTGADSSSLVEVRGECVGHSEERDTPKMYCSAEGEWLVPIGKCVCSAGFEERSDSCVACDLGYYKASPGDQLCSRCPPFSHSDTLASQICDCDPNYYRAMSDSPILACTRPPSAPVNLISSVNGTTVTLEWNPPRDTGGRRDVTYNVICRRCAWDAGQCEPCGGGVRYTPQQMSLAKTSLIVANLQAHMNYTFWVEAVNGVSDFSLEQRMFSTVNITTSLSAPSQVVAIRKENTSQTXITLVWQEPDQPNGIILEYEIKYFEKDKEMQSYSTLKAKETKAVVTSLKPSTRYVFQVRARTSAGCGKFSQTVEIQTSKATALRYDTMTIVWICLTLITGLVILLTFLICKKRHCGYSKAFQDSDEEKMHYQNGQLTFTEPKLYVDPHTYEDPCQAVREFAREIEASRIKIEKIIGSGEFGEVCYGRLKLPGKREIPVAIKTLKVGYSEKQRRDFLSEASIMAQFDHPNVIHLEGVVTRSKLTMIVTEYMENGSLDTFLRSRDGQFTIIQLVGVLRGISSGMKYLSDLGFVHRDLAARNILVNSNLVCKVSDFGLSRILEDDPEAAYTTTGGKIPIRWTAPEAITYRKFSSASDVWSYGIVTWEVLAYGERPYWNMTNRDVINSVEEGYRLPAPMGCPTALHQLMLDCWQRDRNERPRFSLIVSILDKLIRNPEHLKLSATVNRFTHPRLDRGLFDFASCATVNDWLDSIKMGQYKQNFVMGGYRTLGMVMRMNIEDIRRLGITLIGHQKKILTSIQIMRAQLINTLGPRMHL; encoded by the exons TGGGATTCCATCAATGAGATGGACGAGTTCTTCTCGCCCATACACACCTACCAAGTGTGCAATGTGATGACCCCCAATCAGAACAACTGGCTGCGAACCAACTGGGTGCAGAGGGACGGCGCCCGCCGAGCCTACGCCGAGATCAAGTTCACCCTGCGAGATTGTAACAGCATGCCTGGGGTGCTGGGCACGTGTAAGGAGACCTTCAACCTCTACTACATGGAGAGTGACCGGGACCTCGGCACCCGGGAGAGCCAATTCATGAAGATCGACACCATTGCCGCCGACGAGAGCTTCACCAGCGTGGATCTGGGGGTGCGGAGGCTGAAGCTCAATACCGAGGTGCGGGAGGTGGGGCCTCTGAGTAGGCGGGGCTTTTATTTGGCCTTCCAGGACATTGGGGCGTGTATCGCCATCGTGTCGGTGAGAGTTTATTATAAGAAGTGCCCCTCCATGGTCAGGAACCTCGCCGCCTTTTCTGAGGCCGTCACCGGTGCCGATTCCTCTTCCCTGGTGGAGGTGCGTGGAGAATGTGTGGGCCATTCCGAGGAAAGAGACACCCCAAAAATGTACTGCAGTGCTGAGGGCGAGTGGCTGGTTCCCATCGGGAAGTGCGTGTGTAGCGCCGGATTCGAGGAACGCAGCGATTCCTGTGTGG CCTGTGACCTCGGCTACTACAAGGCCTCCCCGGGAGACCAACTGTGCTCCAGGTGTCCGCCCTTCAGTCACTCTGACACATTGGCTTCCCAGATCTGTGACTGTGACCCCAACTATTACCGGGCAATGAGTGACTCTCCCATCCTTGCCTGTACAC GTCCTCCCTCTGCTCCAGTCAATTTAATCTCAAGTGTAAATGGCACAACGGTAACCCTGGAGTGGAACCCACCACGGGATACAGGTGGGCGCAGGGATGTCACCTACAATGTAATTTGCCGCCGCTGTGCTTGGGATGCCGGACAGTGTGAGCCGTGCGGTGGAGGAGTCCGCTATACCCCTCAACAGATGAGTCTAGCTAAGACCTCCCTTATTGTAGCCAATCTCCAGGCCCACATGAACTATACCTTCTGGGTGGAGGCCGTCAATGGTGTGTCTGACTTCAGCTTGGAGCAACGGATGTTCTCCACTGTGAATATAACTACAA GTCTGTCAGCCCCTTCTCAGGTAGTCGCTATTCGTAAAGAAAATACTTCGCAGA CCATTACGCTTGTATGGCAGGAGCCTGACCAGCCCAATGGAATTATCCTGGAATATGAGATCAAATACTTTGAAAAG GACAAGGAGATGCAGAGTTATTCCACCCTGAAGGCCAAGGAAACCAAGGCTGTAGTGACCAGCCTCAAACCATCCACCCGCTATGTCTTCCAGGTCAGGGCCCGAACCTCAGCCGGCTGTGGCAAGTTTAGCCAAACTGTAGAGATTCAGACGAGTAAAGCAA CGGCCCTGCGATACGACACGATGACCATTGTCTGGATCTGTCTGACGCTAATAACGGGGCTGGTTATTCTCCTGACTTTTCTAATCTGCAAAAAGCG GCATTGTGGGTACAGCAAGGCCTTCCAGGACTCTGATGAGGAGAAGATGCACTATCAGAATGGACAGT TAACCTTTACTGAACCCAAACTCTATGTGGACCCCCACACCTATGAGGACCCCTGTCAGGCTGTCCGTGAGTTTGCTCGGGAGATCGAGGCCTCCAGAATTAAAATTGAGAAGATAATTGGTTCTG GGGAGTTTGGAGAGGTCTGTTACGGTCGTCTGAAACTTCCCGGAAAACGGGAAATCCCAGTGGCCATCAAGACATTAAAAGTTGGTTACAGTGAGAAGCAGCGAAGAGACTTCCTGAGTGAAGCCAGCATCATGGCTCAGTTTGATCACCCCAATGTCATTCATCTTGAAGGTGTAGTGACCCGAA GTAAGTTAACAATGATTGTGACAGAGTATATGGAAAATGGCTCCCTGGATACATTTCTCAGG AGCCGGGATGGTCAGTTCACTATAATTCAGCTGGTTGGCGTGTTGAGGGGAATTTCTTCAGGCATGAAATATCTTTCTGATTTGGGATTTGTCCATCGGGATCTGGCCGCTCGCAACATACTGGTAAACAGCAACCTGGTATGTAAAGTCTCTGACTTTGGCCTCTCTCGGATTTTGGAGGATGACCCTGAAGCTGCCTACACCACCACA GGCGGTAAAATTCCCATCCGCTGGACGGCCCCAGAAGCCATCACCTACCGTAAATTCTCCTCTGCCAGCGATGTGTGGAGTTACGGAATTGTCACGTGGGAGGTCCTAGCGTATGGCGAGAGACCGTATTGGAACATGACCAACCGAGAT GTAATAAATTCGGTTGAGGAAGGTTACCGGCTTCCTGCGCCTATGGGTTGTCCCACAGCATTACATCAACTCATGCTGGACTGTTGGCAAAGAGACCGCAATGAGCGTCCGCGATTTTCCCTGATCGTCAGCATTTTGGACAAACTCATCCGCAACCCGGAGCACTTGAAACTGAGCGCTACCGTCAACCG ATTCACCCACCCGCGGCTGGACCGGGGACTCTTCGATTTTGCCAGTTGTGCCACGGTGAATGACTGGCTGGACTCCATTAAGATGGGCCAGTACAAGCAGAATTTCGTGATGGGCGGTTACCGCACCCTGGGGATGGTCATGCGGATGAATATAGA GGACATTCGGAGACTTGGCATCACTCTGATAGGACACCAGAAGAAGATCCTCACCAGTATCCAGATAATGAGGGCTCAGCTCATCAACACATTAGGACCCAGAATGCACTTGTGA